The proteins below are encoded in one region of Fibrella aestuarina BUZ 2:
- a CDS encoding leucine-rich repeat domain-containing protein — protein MTRLLLSLLCLWCVTALGQSVPGKYAQPMRWYSPRSKVTSANMPAFETSDYTRTYRSWADLANQTQQDSAQIQLVVSLDSVGQQADWASLRRVKRVQQLTLQLPPLLTQSVADSLLAALANWPDLTTVSLAYRSDGSSTQPTISGAGSAGLKQIRRLMLSSANGSALTGVRLFSQAPGIQELALNSIRREDDVVNMGNALTQYRQLRTLHVYGITPKIDLAPLLATLPQLTALQLTNVDQSGTALTQLLTQLPNLRSLSIGAQRNGESLSGLSLKSLGKLDSLGLTLIRQTPVSADSLLGGLRSLRSVSLHGVALSSLDWMADNPDLHAVSLQEGGLPPLTRSLSQLTHLSRLTIESFDTLGQFPEKLTTLPRLRALSIRGGRLGTLPPSLGNLTSLTALTLNNGRLRTVPAELGKLTALTELDLGSNQLTDLPAAVCQLPQLRRLTLANNQLQALPRSLGQLRGLTDLYVARNKLTTLPAELGLCRNLRILMADENPLTSLPDAIGKLDSLRTLHLARTRLLALPNTIGQLTALRNLTLSGGSLRNVPESIGDCRQLTYLQLTDSTLTGLPASFGKLLNLNQLSLGLPHLTALPASFAQLTKVTYLWLNVPDLLALPENLGALTQLNTLHVISRRLIGLPNSVGRLSALRHLQLDGTIDPETNKPAGQLLQLPDSVVYCKNLTTLSVHHQVNFDGADAIRKTTRLPKLATLDLTQCGIGDLADINWKEVPLRSLSLQQNNLRDVPEAILEAPQLTTINLVYNHQLPRAFNRPFWRKEELRVAFVESRLGGAPVADKKPDATLMRAFLSAGFRERQQRNWGEAFAALDNAVLVAPDSLKAVPLSLRAELRLARKDYTLAITDFEQALAAMDKLTQQVLERAGMPAADPMNRVSALWTQLGIARAGAGQHERALTDLDKALQLLPASEAMNLLRAHTTTQKARSLASLRRIADAQASLLKAADVYAAITYAGPSERLTEVELALLANQPARAAAVLEQIRKQTPNLSDYRGGYTTLFDYLKACVDVLTNATTPAQAPITLAEQQRKRPEKIYNWSFDLMETFLPQIGLPSDKVAALTELTNLTKRQAAVVD, from the coding sequence ATGACCCGTCTGCTGTTGTCTTTACTCTGTTTGTGGTGTGTGACGGCCCTGGGGCAATCGGTGCCGGGTAAGTACGCCCAACCCATGCGCTGGTACAGCCCGCGTTCTAAGGTTACCAGTGCCAATATGCCCGCTTTTGAAACGTCGGACTATACACGAACGTATCGCTCCTGGGCCGATCTGGCCAATCAGACGCAGCAGGACAGTGCCCAGATTCAATTGGTTGTCTCGCTGGATTCGGTTGGGCAACAGGCCGACTGGGCGAGCTTGCGGCGGGTGAAACGGGTGCAGCAGCTAACGCTGCAACTACCCCCGCTGCTCACCCAATCCGTGGCCGATTCGTTGCTGGCGGCGCTGGCCAATTGGCCCGATCTGACCACCGTTTCGCTTGCGTACAGAAGCGATGGGTCGTCAACCCAACCGACCATCAGCGGAGCCGGTAGCGCAGGGCTGAAGCAGATACGGCGGCTGATGCTTTCGTCGGCAAATGGGTCGGCCTTAACGGGGGTACGGCTGTTTAGTCAGGCGCCGGGTATTCAGGAACTGGCCCTCAATAGCATCAGGCGGGAGGATGACGTCGTGAACATGGGAAATGCCCTGACACAGTACCGGCAGTTACGGACCCTGCACGTCTACGGCATCACCCCGAAGATCGATCTGGCGCCATTGCTGGCTACGTTACCCCAACTGACGGCATTGCAGTTGACAAACGTCGATCAGTCGGGTACGGCGCTGACCCAACTGCTGACGCAACTACCCAACCTGCGTAGTCTGAGCATCGGCGCCCAGCGGAACGGAGAGAGCCTGTCGGGCCTCAGCCTGAAGTCGTTGGGTAAACTCGACTCCCTCGGGCTGACCCTGATTCGTCAAACGCCCGTGTCGGCCGATTCGCTGCTCGGTGGTCTGCGTTCGCTGCGTTCCGTATCGCTGCATGGGGTTGCGTTATCGTCGCTCGACTGGATGGCCGACAACCCGGACTTGCACGCCGTTAGCCTGCAGGAGGGTGGGCTCCCCCCACTGACGCGCTCGCTCAGCCAGCTCACCCACCTGTCGAGGCTAACGATTGAGTCGTTTGACACGCTGGGGCAATTCCCGGAGAAACTAACGACCCTGCCGCGCCTGCGCGCGTTATCGATCCGGGGAGGCAGGCTGGGTACGTTGCCCCCCTCGCTGGGCAACCTGACCTCGCTGACAGCCCTGACCCTGAACAACGGGCGACTACGCACCGTGCCGGCCGAACTGGGCAAACTCACAGCTCTGACCGAGCTGGATCTGGGCAGTAACCAGCTCACCGACCTGCCCGCCGCGGTTTGCCAATTGCCACAACTGCGCAGGCTTACCCTGGCCAATAACCAGTTGCAGGCTCTGCCCCGCAGCCTTGGCCAGTTACGCGGGTTGACCGACCTATACGTAGCCCGAAACAAGCTGACGACCCTGCCCGCCGAACTGGGCCTGTGCCGTAACCTGCGTATACTGATGGCCGACGAAAACCCACTGACCAGCCTGCCCGACGCCATCGGGAAACTCGATTCGCTCCGGACGTTGCACCTGGCCCGAACCCGCCTGCTGGCTCTGCCCAACACCATCGGGCAACTAACGGCGCTCCGAAACCTGACGCTATCGGGCGGATCGCTGCGCAACGTACCTGAGTCGATCGGCGACTGTCGGCAGCTAACGTATCTGCAACTGACTGATAGCACCCTCACCGGGCTACCCGCCAGCTTTGGTAAGCTGCTGAATCTTAACCAGCTAAGCCTTGGGCTGCCTCACCTCACGGCCCTGCCCGCATCGTTTGCCCAACTGACTAAAGTAACGTACCTGTGGCTCAACGTACCTGACCTGCTGGCCCTGCCCGAGAACCTGGGGGCGCTGACCCAGTTGAACACGCTGCATGTGATCAGCCGTCGGCTGATCGGCCTGCCCAACAGCGTCGGGCGGTTGTCGGCCCTGCGTCACCTGCAACTCGACGGTACGATTGACCCTGAAACCAACAAACCGGCGGGGCAGCTTCTGCAACTGCCTGATAGTGTGGTGTACTGCAAGAACCTGACCACGCTGTCGGTGCATCATCAGGTGAATTTCGATGGTGCCGATGCCATCCGAAAAACAACCCGCCTACCCAAGCTAGCCACGCTGGACCTGACGCAGTGCGGGATCGGTGACCTGGCCGACATCAACTGGAAAGAAGTGCCGCTTCGGTCCCTGTCTTTGCAGCAAAATAACCTGCGCGACGTACCGGAAGCCATCCTGGAGGCACCCCAATTGACAACCATCAATCTGGTCTATAACCATCAGCTACCGCGCGCGTTTAACCGGCCTTTCTGGCGAAAAGAAGAACTGCGCGTAGCGTTCGTCGAGAGTCGGTTGGGCGGCGCGCCCGTCGCCGATAAAAAGCCCGACGCCACGCTGATGCGCGCCTTTCTGAGTGCGGGCTTTCGCGAGCGACAACAGCGCAACTGGGGCGAAGCCTTCGCGGCCCTTGACAATGCCGTACTGGTGGCCCCCGATAGCCTGAAAGCCGTCCCGCTCAGCTTACGGGCCGAGTTGCGGCTGGCGCGAAAAGACTACACGTTGGCCATCACCGATTTTGAGCAGGCGCTGGCGGCCATGGATAAACTAACCCAACAGGTGCTGGAGCGGGCGGGCATGCCTGCTGCTGACCCAATGAACCGGGTCAGTGCCCTGTGGACCCAACTGGGTATAGCCCGGGCTGGCGCCGGGCAGCACGAGCGGGCACTGACCGACCTTGACAAAGCCTTGCAACTCCTGCCAGCCAGCGAAGCGATGAACCTGCTACGGGCGCACACGACGACCCAAAAAGCCCGGAGTTTAGCCAGCCTGCGGCGCATCGCCGACGCGCAGGCAAGCTTACTCAAGGCGGCCGACGTGTATGCGGCTATAACCTATGCCGGACCCAGTGAGCGGCTGACCGAGGTAGAACTGGCCCTGCTGGCCAACCAACCGGCCCGAGCGGCGGCGGTGCTCGAACAGATCCGCAAACAGACTCCCAATCTATCGGACTATCGAGGTGGCTACACGACCCTGTTCGACTACCTGAAGGCCTGTGTCGATGTGCTGACCAATGCCACTACGCCCGCTCAGGCCCCGATTACGCTGGCCGAGCAGCAGCGGAAACGGCCTGAAAAAATTTATAACTGGAGTTTCGACTTAATGGAGACGTTTCTGCCCCAAATTGGCCTTCCGTCCGATAAAGTGGCGGCCCTGACTGAACTCACGAACCTGACCAAACGTCAGGCTGCCGTTGTCGACTAG
- a CDS encoding agmatine deiminase family protein: MSDLSTDELTPAQQGFFFPAEWHPHVATWLSWPHTDASWSRERLELMMPAYLDFIKAISESEPVCINAHNDVIIQQAKMRLLMAGANMDRITLLPFPTNDSWCRDHGPAFLINPATKERMIVNWGYNAWGGKYPPYDKDDLIPTAIAHYRKLDYVTPGIVMEGGSVEFNGAGTVLTSRACLLNKNRNPNLSQAQIEQYLCDYYGVKQVLWVEDGIVGDDTDGHIDDTVRFVNEDTVIAAIEHNPNDANYAPLQEIHHELRQMRLLNGKPLNIVELPMPGPVESDGQRLPASYANFLITNGSVIVPTFRCANDQPALDRIGQCFPGRKIIGIDSTEIVWGLGSFHCLSQQEPAV; this comes from the coding sequence ATGAGTGACCTGTCAACTGATGAGTTAACGCCCGCGCAACAGGGCTTCTTTTTTCCGGCCGAATGGCACCCCCACGTGGCCACCTGGCTGAGCTGGCCCCATACCGACGCGTCGTGGAGCCGGGAGCGCCTCGAATTAATGATGCCCGCTTACCTCGATTTCATCAAGGCGATTTCAGAAAGTGAGCCTGTATGCATCAACGCCCACAACGACGTGATTATCCAGCAGGCAAAAATGCGGCTGCTGATGGCCGGGGCCAATATGGACCGGATCACGCTCCTCCCCTTCCCGACCAACGATTCGTGGTGCCGCGATCACGGCCCGGCCTTTCTGATTAACCCCGCCACCAAGGAGCGGATGATCGTGAACTGGGGCTACAACGCCTGGGGTGGCAAATACCCGCCCTACGACAAAGACGACCTGATTCCTACGGCCATTGCCCACTACCGCAAGCTCGACTACGTGACGCCGGGCATCGTGATGGAAGGGGGTTCGGTGGAGTTCAACGGGGCCGGCACGGTGCTCACGAGCCGGGCCTGCCTGCTTAACAAAAACCGGAATCCGAACCTGTCGCAGGCGCAGATCGAGCAGTATCTCTGCGATTACTACGGTGTTAAGCAGGTGCTGTGGGTGGAAGATGGCATCGTGGGCGATGATACCGATGGGCATATCGACGATACGGTGCGGTTTGTGAACGAAGACACGGTCATTGCCGCCATCGAACACAACCCCAACGATGCGAACTATGCCCCCTTGCAGGAAATTCATCACGAACTCCGGCAAATGCGGCTGCTGAACGGCAAGCCACTCAACATTGTGGAATTGCCCATGCCCGGCCCGGTCGAGAGCGATGGGCAGCGGCTACCCGCTTCCTACGCTAATTTCTTAATTACCAACGGGTCGGTGATCGTTCCGACGTTCCGTTGCGCCAATGATCAGCCCGCGCTCGATCGGATTGGTCAGTGCTTCCCAGGCCGGAAAATCATCGGTATCGACTCTACCGAGATCGTCTGGGGCCTGGGCAGCTTCCACTGCCTTAGCCAGCAGGAACCCGCTGTTTAA
- a CDS encoding CAP domain-containing protein, which produces MKKSFIVAGMLAMLGLGACQSDQVADPTQGAVPVATSSVRKASETATAEASGVVSGFAEQGKAANARAASAALQQEILTYLNQARAKSCLCGTTTYAPAPALALNAKLNAASDKHALDMATYNYFSHTGRDGSQPWDRMTREGYIWRTAGENIAAGYTTARAVVDGWLKSPGHCANIMNPSFKEVGVGYATNTSSTYRVYWVNDFGTQR; this is translated from the coding sequence ATGAAAAAATCCTTTATTGTCGCCGGTATGCTGGCGATGCTGGGCCTTGGGGCTTGTCAATCTGATCAGGTAGCCGACCCGACGCAGGGCGCCGTACCCGTCGCTACGTCGTCGGTTCGAAAAGCAAGTGAAACAGCTACGGCTGAAGCGTCAGGCGTGGTGTCAGGCTTTGCGGAGCAGGGCAAGGCTGCCAATGCCCGGGCGGCGTCGGCGGCGTTGCAACAGGAAATCCTGACGTACCTGAACCAGGCCCGCGCCAAATCGTGCCTGTGCGGAACGACGACCTACGCTCCGGCTCCGGCGCTCGCGCTGAACGCCAAACTGAACGCCGCCTCCGACAAACACGCGCTCGACATGGCAACCTACAACTACTTCAGCCATACCGGCCGCGACGGGTCGCAGCCCTGGGACCGGATGACGCGGGAAGGGTACATTTGGCGCACGGCGGGTGAGAACATCGCCGCGGGCTACACCACCGCGCGGGCCGTGGTGGATGGCTGGCTGAAATCGCCGGGCCACTGCGCCAATATCATGAATCCGTCGTTCAAAGAAGTCGGCGTAGGCTACGCTACCAACACCAGCAGCACCTACCGCGTCTACTGGGTCAACGACTTCGGCACGCAGCGGTAA
- a CDS encoding SDR family oxidoreductase — protein sequence MNQKVVVITGASSGIGQALAFAFGRTGAAIVFCGRKADALQTTAQALSAAGITNLPIVADVSVEADMQRLMADAVGRFGRIDVLINNAGISMRAMFAETDPDVLRKLMDINFMGTVYATRYALPHIQQTKGSIVGISSIAGYRGLPVRTGYSASKFAMNGFLEALRTELLHSGVHVLTACPGFTASNIRFSSLDAHGRTKGDTMRDEGNMMSADECADHILKAVQRRKRELILTTQGKLTVFINKWLPSLADKLVYNTLAKEKDSPLKR from the coding sequence ATGAATCAGAAAGTAGTTGTGATTACGGGGGCTTCGTCGGGAATTGGGCAGGCATTGGCCTTTGCCTTTGGCCGGACGGGTGCTGCCATTGTTTTCTGTGGTCGAAAAGCCGACGCCCTTCAAACAACGGCGCAGGCACTGTCGGCGGCAGGCATTACCAACCTTCCTATTGTGGCCGATGTGAGCGTCGAAGCCGATATGCAGCGTCTGATGGCCGATGCCGTTGGTCGGTTTGGCCGAATCGACGTGCTTATCAATAACGCGGGTATCAGCATGCGGGCGATGTTTGCCGAAACCGATCCCGACGTGCTGCGCAAGCTCATGGACATCAACTTCATGGGCACCGTCTACGCCACGCGCTACGCCCTGCCGCACATCCAGCAAACGAAAGGCTCTATCGTCGGGATTTCATCGATCGCGGGGTATCGCGGCCTGCCCGTCCGGACGGGCTATTCGGCGTCGAAGTTTGCCATGAACGGGTTTCTGGAAGCGCTACGCACCGAATTGCTTCATAGCGGCGTACACGTGCTGACGGCCTGCCCCGGTTTTACGGCCTCCAACATCCGGTTCTCCTCGCTCGACGCCCACGGCCGCACCAAAGGCGACACCATGCGCGACGAAGGCAATATGATGAGTGCCGATGAATGCGCCGACCATATTCTGAAAGCCGTTCAGAGACGCAAACGCGAACTCATCCTGACGACGCAGGGCAAGCTGACCGTGTTTATCAATAAATGGTTGCCAAGTCTGGCCGATAAGCTGGTTTACAATACGTTAGCGAAAGAAAAGGATTCGCCGCTAAAGCGCTGA
- a CDS encoding TlpA family protein disulfide reductase, with product MNRYLTPCLFLLSVTAALAQLRFTPDRPKIDGVVSFTYTPTGPLIGETDIQAVFLRYGSPAQMRLSQSETAPAVPTGSAFVGTIKIPFKEVAGLLVAFQSRNNPALIDHNNAHFYPILLHSKTGAVLPHAVGGQASVLMRTSFPYLLKVKPDWAWAVGQYEQEIARHPTTRPLYWADLVRAKLREGQQGQTRPDYRQTCLADIDAYLTSETANLTPADLRAAAELYTQLNEPQLAQKARDRISSVDHSSDAAQKARVAQIAAEPDLGKKRANFNDFVATLPRSPYRGVAVSAVAEAYFKADKLRELVEFMGAEADPETDPVLLLSFAHQLAKEGRGMPQADWLANRAIWAFGKRPVPPTNKQLAMERAGQIRAAQAVSAHALYEQNRYLPALNRYREIWTSTPPRQTDPTTNERIWLCAQKTSRADSVLPFMLTVVRANRTTASLRSSLRDWQTARLGGTRELATYQHNLALIEAADRRAVVMDKFTDEPAPPFTLMALNGRRVSLASLRGKVVVLDFWATWCEPCRASLPPKLQVRNSFRNVPSVQFLFVNTHETAAKAAVRAVAAKQIGASPVLLDPDRKMADAYGVKLLPSTILIDAQGRIRYRSAGYSDNAQATTDELQQAIEALNDGYR from the coding sequence ATGAATCGCTATCTCACACCCTGCCTGTTTTTGCTCAGTGTAACCGCCGCACTGGCTCAGCTTCGCTTCACGCCCGACCGGCCCAAAATCGATGGCGTCGTGTCGTTTACCTACACACCTACCGGCCCGCTAATTGGCGAAACCGACATTCAGGCAGTGTTTCTGCGCTACGGCTCCCCGGCGCAGATGCGGCTGAGCCAGTCGGAAACGGCCCCGGCCGTGCCGACCGGCTCAGCCTTCGTGGGAACGATTAAGATTCCGTTTAAAGAGGTAGCGGGGCTGTTAGTCGCGTTCCAGAGCCGAAACAACCCGGCGCTGATCGATCACAACAACGCGCATTTTTACCCCATCCTGCTTCACAGCAAAACCGGCGCGGTGCTGCCTCATGCCGTGGGTGGGCAGGCGTCGGTGCTGATGCGCACGTCGTTTCCGTACCTGCTCAAGGTCAAACCCGACTGGGCCTGGGCCGTTGGGCAGTATGAGCAGGAAATTGCCCGGCACCCCACCACCCGCCCGCTCTACTGGGCCGATCTGGTGCGGGCCAAACTACGGGAAGGCCAACAGGGCCAAACCCGTCCCGACTACCGGCAAACCTGCCTGGCCGACATCGACGCGTACCTGACGAGCGAGACGGCTAATCTGACGCCCGCCGATCTGCGCGCCGCCGCCGAACTGTACACCCAGCTCAACGAGCCGCAACTGGCCCAGAAAGCCCGCGACCGCATCAGCAGCGTCGACCACAGCAGCGATGCCGCCCAGAAAGCCCGCGTGGCGCAGATCGCCGCCGAGCCGGATCTGGGAAAAAAGCGGGCAAATTTCAATGATTTTGTGGCTACCCTGCCGCGTTCGCCCTACCGGGGCGTGGCTGTGAGTGCGGTCGCCGAGGCGTACTTCAAAGCGGATAAGCTGCGCGAACTGGTGGAGTTTATGGGTGCTGAAGCCGACCCGGAAACCGATCCGGTCCTGCTGTTGTCGTTCGCGCATCAGCTGGCCAAAGAAGGGCGGGGCATGCCCCAGGCCGACTGGCTGGCCAACCGGGCCATCTGGGCGTTTGGCAAGCGCCCGGTACCCCCGACGAATAAGCAGCTGGCGATGGAACGGGCGGGGCAGATCCGGGCCGCGCAGGCGGTATCAGCCCATGCCCTTTACGAGCAGAACCGGTATTTGCCCGCCTTGAATCGCTACCGGGAGATCTGGACCAGCACGCCGCCGCGGCAAACCGACCCCACCACCAACGAACGCATCTGGCTGTGTGCGCAGAAAACGAGCCGGGCCGATTCGGTGCTGCCCTTTATGCTGACGGTCGTACGCGCCAACCGGACCACGGCGAGCCTGCGCAGCAGCCTGCGCGACTGGCAAACGGCGCGGCTGGGCGGTACGCGCGAACTGGCCACCTACCAGCACAACCTGGCCCTTATTGAGGCTGCTGACCGCCGCGCCGTCGTGATGGACAAGTTTACCGACGAACCGGCCCCGCCGTTTACGCTCATGGCCCTCAACGGGCGGCGGGTATCGCTGGCGAGTCTGCGGGGCAAGGTCGTGGTGCTCGATTTCTGGGCGACCTGGTGCGAGCCCTGTCGGGCATCGTTGCCGCCCAAACTCCAGGTTCGCAACAGCTTCAGGAACGTACCTAGCGTGCAGTTTTTGTTTGTGAATACCCACGAAACCGCCGCCAAAGCCGCTGTGCGGGCTGTTGCCGCCAAACAGATTGGCGCCAGCCCCGTACTACTCGACCCGGACCGGAAAATGGCCGATGCCTACGGCGTAAAACTGCTGCCGTCGACCATCCTGATTGACGCGCAAGGGCGGATACGCTACCGTAGCGCGGGCTACTCTGACAACGCACAAGCCACCACCGACGAGCTACAGCAGGCGATTGAGGCCCTGAACGACGGATACCGCTGA
- a CDS encoding TlpA family protein disulfide reductase, translated as MNARLLLSFFLLSTTPLLAQFRYTPERPQPGDVVSFTYTPNAMLASETTIEGRYVRYGSPLVMRLSQPETATAVRVGNSVIGEVKVPKKDVAGFLMAFQSKAKPALIDHNNTHFYPILLHTADGNVQPHATGGQASVMVRTAFPYAMKIKPDWAWTVGQYERELQQHPTTRPLYWADLILAKMRQAESGPATSAPAGTRASARGGATKRAPAGRAPSPVNFRQTALTDIATYLDSQKPAPSPADLTTAAQLYDQLNEPKLAQQTRDRIKTVDPAGDAAQKARAEAVRAEPDLGRKLTAFSSFTQAFPTSAYRAVLVSSVAEAYFKPGQFKELVHFLTAQPVTATDPALLLSFAQQMAEEGRGLPQAEWIANRAIAVFRQVPAPRNSGQDRVAQIRAAQAALGHALEQQNRLLPALTAYREAATSLTPDQTDVRTNERTWLCAQRASRADSVLPFIESVVREGRATPRLRSSLIEWQTPRLGGAAQATTYLRTLEADYRADRRAELAEQFVNQPAPGFTLTTLDGKTVSLAGLRGKVVVLDFWATWCGPCVASFPAMRQARDYFKNDPNVQFLFVNTREGGPVSRVQNFVARQPYTGVIPLDLNQRVSDAYGVQGIPTKVIIDPKGRVRYRSIGYSGNAEATADELTLVIEALKEM; from the coding sequence ATGAATGCACGGCTTCTTCTTTCCTTTTTTCTACTATCGACCACGCCCTTGCTGGCTCAGTTTCGTTACACGCCCGAGCGGCCCCAACCCGGCGACGTGGTCTCGTTTACGTACACTCCCAACGCAATGCTGGCCAGTGAAACGACCATCGAAGGGCGTTACGTGCGCTACGGATCGCCGCTGGTGATGCGGTTGAGCCAGCCCGAAACAGCCACGGCCGTGCGGGTGGGCAACAGCGTGATCGGCGAGGTGAAAGTGCCTAAAAAAGACGTAGCGGGCTTCCTGATGGCCTTCCAGAGTAAAGCCAAGCCCGCCCTGATCGACCATAACAACACCCATTTTTACCCCATTCTGCTCCACACCGCCGACGGTAACGTGCAGCCCCACGCCACGGGCGGGCAGGCGTCAGTGATGGTCCGCACGGCGTTTCCCTACGCCATGAAAATCAAACCCGACTGGGCCTGGACGGTTGGGCAGTATGAACGGGAGCTTCAGCAGCACCCCACCACCCGGCCGCTGTATTGGGCCGACCTGATTCTGGCCAAAATGCGGCAGGCCGAAAGTGGTCCCGCTACATCGGCGCCAGCCGGTACGCGCGCTTCGGCCAGAGGTGGCGCCACCAAACGCGCGCCAGCTGGTCGCGCGCCATCGCCGGTCAATTTCCGGCAGACGGCCCTGACCGACATTGCCACGTACCTGGACAGCCAGAAACCCGCGCCTTCGCCCGCTGACCTGACTACCGCCGCCCAGCTTTATGACCAACTGAATGAACCCAAACTGGCCCAACAGACCCGTGATCGCATCAAAACGGTAGACCCGGCGGGCGACGCGGCCCAAAAAGCGAGGGCCGAAGCCGTTCGGGCCGAGCCGGATCTGGGCCGAAAGCTAACCGCCTTTTCCTCGTTTACACAGGCATTTCCGACTTCGGCCTACCGGGCGGTGCTGGTGAGTTCGGTGGCCGAAGCGTACTTCAAACCCGGTCAGTTCAAGGAACTGGTCCACTTCCTGACCGCCCAGCCGGTAACCGCCACTGACCCTGCGCTCCTGCTCAGTTTTGCCCAGCAGATGGCCGAAGAGGGGCGCGGTTTGCCCCAGGCCGAGTGGATCGCCAACCGGGCTATTGCTGTGTTTCGGCAGGTGCCTGCTCCCCGCAATAGTGGCCAGGATCGGGTGGCTCAGATCCGGGCCGCGCAGGCTGCGCTGGGGCATGCGCTCGAACAACAAAATCGCCTCCTGCCCGCGCTGACGGCCTACCGCGAAGCCGCCACCAGCCTGACCCCCGACCAGACCGACGTCCGCACCAACGAACGTACCTGGCTGTGTGCCCAACGCGCCAGCCGGGCCGATTCGGTACTGCCTTTTATCGAAAGCGTCGTGCGCGAAGGGCGGGCCACCCCGCGCCTGCGCAGCAGCCTCATCGAGTGGCAGACGCCGCGGCTGGGTGGTGCGGCGCAGGCGACAACGTACCTGCGCACGCTCGAAGCCGACTACCGCGCCGATCGCCGCGCCGAACTAGCCGAACAGTTTGTGAACCAACCCGCCCCCGGCTTTACGCTGACGACCCTCGACGGCAAAACGGTTTCGCTGGCGGGGCTGCGGGGTAAAGTCGTGGTGCTCGATTTCTGGGCGACCTGGTGCGGGCCCTGCGTTGCTTCCTTCCCGGCCATGCGGCAGGCGCGCGATTACTTCAAAAATGACCCCAACGTGCAGTTTCTGTTCGTCAACACCCGCGAAGGGGGTCCCGTCAGCCGGGTGCAGAATTTCGTGGCCCGTCAGCCCTATACCGGCGTAATACCGCTCGATCTAAACCAGCGGGTGTCCGACGCCTACGGGGTGCAGGGTATTCCCACGAAGGTTATCATCGACCCCAAAGGCCGGGTACGATACCGCAGCATTGGCTATTCGGGCAATGCCGAAGCCACCGCCGACGAACTGACGCTGGTGATCGAAGCCCTGAAAGAGATGTAA